The Gossypium hirsutum isolate 1008001.06 chromosome D07, Gossypium_hirsutum_v2.1, whole genome shotgun sequence genome includes the window GTAGGAGGATGTACATATATAAACATTCAGGATTCAAGTTTCAATGGGATTCTAGATACTAAGTGGATTTAGAATTGTTGAGGGGGGTCGGCTCCTTCAGGAGAAGTTTTCAAAGTGTCATTTGCCAGGCAGCCAACCTGATCCCCCAACAACCGAAGGTATTGTCCCCCGGGGGAGGGTTTTGTTTCCCATGCTCTGCCGAGAGCCAGTATGCTCTGAGATGCTGCCCCGAGGGCCTAGTTCACATAGCCAAGAATGCCTCGACCGTACATGGACGTACAGCCACCCACCAAGGGCAAGCAGTGCTCACGGCATACTGGTTCTCAGCAGAGCACAGGAGACAACCCTCCTCGAGGGACAATACCTTTGGTTGTTAGGGGATCGGATCGGCTGCCTGACAGACAACACTTCGAAGACTTCTCCCAAAGAAGCCGATCCCCCTTATCTTTCATTTCAGTTGATATCAATGGTGCAATGAAAACATAGTCATTTGAGCATGATTCACTTGCAAGGTTCCGGTTTCAATTCATATTAAACTcaaggggaaaataaaatggtTTTGCATTATGACAACTTTAATAAGATTTCAAGGAATATATAACACCTTCTAGCAAAGGGTAAATGCTTGATACTTAATAGTAAAGGAAAAAGTATAACCTGTCCAAAAGGTCCTATAGAGTCTTGAGGATCCTCTGAATTCTCAGACCGTGGTCTTAACTTTTCAGACTTGTTGCCATCTTCATTTATCTCAGTAGCAGTGGCAGCATCAACATCAACCTGTACGTAACAGGCAAATAAAACAGTTTGGTTAGGATATTACAATCATCTACAGAAAAAGATCCAGTGTTACCAAATTTGAACATATTTACATATGAATACATGTACTTTCCGCCTTTGCATTATGTCCACTAAAGACAGATGACAATCTACAATATATATATAGGGGGTATCTTGCATTATGTCCACTCAAGAGAGATGACAATCTACAACAATATGTATACATGGGGTATCTAGCAAACCTACCCTGTAACTATATGATCACAAGAGCTCAGCTTCTTTGTTTCATCCCAGCACACTCCCATTAGGTCCACTATTTCTTTGGCCCCTGTTGTTATGCTTAGGCAAGATTTAGCTTCACCTAGAAATATCCAGAGACCAGAGCTACCAATGGAACAGTGGCCATCACTTTAAATAGCCACTGATTTCAGTTTATCATTTGAAGTAGAAAAAATTCTTCTGCACCATCCTCTTTTTACTAATTTTCGGCTTGAATgttgcttttttattttataaaatagggTTCCAAGATTGGTTGCCTTTTGAATGCTTGTCAAGCATTCTCCATAGCTGATGCTCTCTTGACATCTTTGGAATAATTCTTCTCCTCATTCACATCACTTTCTTTCTGTTTAACTTCAATCTGTTGAGGGGGGTCGACTCCTTCGGGAAAAGTCTTCGAAGTATGTCTGCTGGGCACCCGATCGGACCCCCAACAACTGAAAGTATTGCCTCTCGGGGAGGGTTTTGTCTCCCCAACAAGTGACCTATATGCCATAGGTCAGGGGTTCGAACCCCACCAAAGGCAAGATGCTCACGTTGCTTTGGTGCGTGGCCGTACATCCACATACAATAGAGGCACTCCCAACTCTGTGAACCAAGCCCTCAGGGCAGCCGCTCATGGCACGCTGGCTCTTGACAGAGCACAGGAGACAAAACCCTCCCTGAGGGACAATACATTCAATTGTTGGGGGTCCAGTCGGCTACCCAACGGATGACACATCGAAGACTTCGACCTCCTCAACAGAATTTATTCTTCATATCTAAAATTTTGCTTCTATTTCTCAATACGCGGTGTAGTTGACTCCATCAACTGCTCAGTTTCTTTAGATGATGCAGACCGATATAGAGGTTTGAAAGAACCAATATAGTCTTTGACTTTTTCCTTAATACATTTTTTGTTTGTTCATATTCATTGTAGTGACCATTCCTAAAGTTACCTTTGGTGGTACCATTTTTTCTGTCTCAACATCATTAAGATGTGAATTTGCTATTCCAATCTTCCTTGTCCGAGATATTGTTGGCGGTGGTTTAGCAGAAGGTTTCACATCCTGCCACAGATCAAGTTCAAGAAATTTTAATCATATGCTAAGTTACAATAACAAATGGATAAATTTAAGAAACATGCTTAATATACCTGGTTTAGACTACCCTCAAATGCACTTATCATTTTCTTTATATTGCTATGGGCTTTCACAGCTGGTCCCTGCTTCTTGGAGGTATTAACATTCTCTAGTTCTAGAGGAACTGTATCCTGGTAACATAATTCAGTTAGATGGACATTAAATGATTCGTCACATGGACTTGGCCGAAATATTTCCTTTGTTTTCGCCTCTGTTATTCTAAATATGCATACAAAATGAACATTAAGAAAACACAAGATTTGTTAGCCGAGAGAAAAAGAGTTTTACTGCAGTGATAAACAATCCTTAACTGTGTTCTTTTGCTTCTGAATAGGATAACTTCTGTCGAATTTGGTATCTTCATCGGCTAGCAATCCACTTCGGGATAAACTTTCTAGTGGACCTTGAGAAAATGGAGTACTCAATATGTTAAGTAAAAGCTTTTGTACATGCAAGTTTCATGCACTGCTTGATTTATATTCTTTTCAATGTTCCCTTGCTTTTCTGGTAAATGGAAAATGAAAGTTGACTGCGAAAAAATCGAACCTGAAACTTCACTGTAACCGATGGAAGCACGTTCGGGACTTCCATGACCACTTTTGCAAAGCTCTTCGTGTTTCTTCTTTAGTGCAGCTTCTCtctgaaaatgaaattaaacataattaagtTGTGCTAGTGAAAGGAATACGTTTACCAGGGTTCCAACATTCAAAGGGGATACCAAGGGCTTGCATTTATCATACATCATAATGCGGTTCATTGTTTGGGGTATAACCACATCTTATTGAAGTAATGGGAGAGTACTTAAATGGCTCCATTAATTTATTGATAAAAGAAAGCCAACTGATTGGCTTTGATAAATAAGAGATGACTCCACTGAAATTGTTGGGGCCATATGATTATGAAGGTCCACAGATATACTTGTTTGAACGAAGGTGTAAGAAAATGTGTATAGGCCAATATTGAGAACCATGTTCTTATTTGAGAGTGATAGGTGAGCTATAGGATCGAACTCACAAGAGTGTTAGATTAAATCTGATACCATATTTAAGTAATGGGAGGCTACTAAAAAAACTCCATCGATCTATTGATGAAAACCTCTATTTATAGAGGTAAAGGTAGATGGTTACAGTTAAAATAGAAATTCAAACAGTTAATTTAAAATaagatataataatttaaaattatgataaggataataataaatttatttgaatgCAAATAAAGTATAAGTAACCATCCATTGCATCAAAAGAAGAACGGCTAAAATAAAGGAACAATACCATTACTCGGATTCTCTGGTGCTCTTCTTCACTGAGGACAAACTGCAACTTCATATGTACGTGCCAACCTCCTTCGAGAGAAAATATGTTGTCCCAAACACCTTTCTCAACCACCAATTTGGTCTCAACTACTGCTCCATaccatcaatatttcaataagCCTTACCGCTAAATTGAAATCCAATTTTCCAACGCATTTTAAAACGAATAGGGACTAACCTGCATGTGTAATCTCATTCCCGTCGGCACCTTGAAGTGTTATAATCAAATTGTCATGAAGGGTTGTCAAGGGACTGTGCCACAGCAAGCATGTtggattttaagaaaaaatcagaAGTTAAAGAACATAGCTAAATCAAAACCGGAATTACAGAAGTCAAAACAGTGTTCAGAATCTCTACAACAAGAATTCTCCCTTGTCGCAAGTCTGGTACTCTGTTTTTCCCATGGAAACTGCATTATAAAGGATGAATTAACACAATTTTTTTCTTCTCACATTGTGTATATTTATAGTCATTCAAGATAAGAAAGTAGTACAACAGGTAATGGTTGACTACCTTTTACTGATTGTGAAGATGGTGATGTTGATTGGAGACCCTTGAAATCCAGAACTGACATGAATCAAATGAGGAAGTCTCAAAAGAAAAGCATAAGAACTTTAACTGCCATTTTACGAATTAAAGTTAGCATAGCATTTGGTACCTGAAACTTGGATGGTTCCCGGCATTTGCAAGAAAGCTATGCAGTACGACTAGAAAAGTAGAGATGATGATAAGAGATTAACTAGCGACTAAAAGTCTAAAACTAAACAATATCATTTCAATATGATAATTTGGATGTAAAACTTCTAAGAACAGCTCAGTTGCATTTCCACCTGGTAGCGTTTATAAGCATGATAGATGAAAAAACGTGTGGCTAGTCTTGTAGGAAAAGGTTATATAATGGACCCCACTAAGGCTGGGGATTGAGGGAACCAATCTCTTATCTTTTTGTCTCACCTAAGAGCCAATAGGTACAATTGCCTATGGGCCCAAACCTCTGTTTACTTTTGTTGCCTTCCGTTATTGATAGGTGTGTGAATTTGTTACTAATCAAAGCAAAAACACACATTTCACTGCCAAATACATTGAGCATACTCAATTCTTTAGCTGTCAAGCCAATCAAGAAGACTCAATTAGTTCCGATGAATCAGATGTGAAGAATGTCTTAGTCTAGCTGCTGTCAAAATGTAATACAAGTtcttataattcaatttcacaagAGATGGGTACCAAAAACCAGAATCCCATCTTTGACATGTGATATTTCAATTCATCCTCACTAGTAATTTGTTCTTTGATAAAGCAAGAACTTGTCGAGTATGACGAGATGTGATAATCAAATTCTGGGAAGAGATTCTGTGCGAATAAACTGTTTGAGAACAGCCTTCTCTTtattaattcttttcttttcttcaggGTCACTAGGcttggcttttcttttctcttccaaCATCCACTTGAAAAGTTCACGCTGCTGATCTTCGGGAATGGGATCCAAAACCTTTGGGGGTTTTGCAACAATTGGAAGGATCGGCGGTTCCTCGTGAACTAAAGCATCCGTCACTGCATCAGAAGAAACATCTGCTTCAGTTTCACTCTTGCTGTGCTCCTCCTCTTTTTTAGCAGGTTTGTTATCAGCAATGCTTGAGTTCTTCCTTCTTGCCTGTGCAAATATATACGCTGCAACGGGAAGCAATAATGTCAGCTAACCCCGAAAGGTAACTTTGAAACGAAACAAATTGTATGTCCCATCATAGAATTCAAATGCATAAATAGAGGATTGAGCTAATTATAACCAAATGCAAGGCAAATTCATCTCAGAATTCTAATCCTCATGAATGACAACACAACTAAgaaataattatctaaaataataactTAACAACAACACTAATGTTAGAACCAATGACTCGATGCTACTATGAACCAATCACCAATGCTAAAAGCTAATGCTCATCGATGTGATACTTGAACAATACGATCAATGACCGGAAAGTCTTGGTAATTTTTAAACCTCCCATAGGAAGTAAAAACTATATTATGCACATATACTCATTTCAATGTGTTTAGCAACAAATCTTTCAGCTTCTAACTTATATCATAACAACAGTCTCGGAGCAAGTTTTCTCAACCCATTAGCGTAAACCTTCCAAAAAAACATATATGAAACACAGTATATTTCAGCTAAACATTATATCAAACACATCCTAAACATGATTATATCAAAGGTAAAAAcgaaaaaatttactaaaaagaACATCAACCCATTGTTAAGAAACTAACATcagattaaaagaaaaatacaaaagcAAATTACCTCCAAGAGCGAGATTGGAAATCAAGAAAAATCGCCAAATGGGCTTGAAGCGGTTAACGCGGGATTCCTTAGAAGAGATAGGAAGGGTTTCATTTTGAGATTGAGATGGTTCCATTCTCCTTGAAGTAAATTAAAGGGTTtttcttgtttgttttatttaacccCCTTTGAATCTAATTTTTCAAACTTTGATTTGCACTTTCAAGTTTCAACAATCCAAGCTCTTTGTTTTTGGCTCCTAAACCTGGGGAATTGAACGTTAATCTATGATTATCAAAATAGTTGTTTTCTATGagttaatatatcatttggtacctGAATTTAGGTATATTGTTCAATTTAGTACCCGGCGTCATGTGACCCAATAAATGTTTAACACGTGCACTGGCCCAGTGAATGTTTGACACATGTAATATAGTGAAAAAGACATTGGTACTTAATCAAGACGCAAAAAActtcaagtatcaaattgaatatagAAACTAATTTCATATACTAAATAGTATATTAATCGCTTTCTTTTATCAATTTATCATTTGAAAAAGAATTCTAGTTTGATTTTTCTTAAACCCAACTAATAGAATTTCTCGATTGTGTTAGTGATTTGGATCAAggtataatattaataatagtatGAAGATTCAATTAATGGattcatataattaaaatatacaatattaGAGTTTGTTATCCACAAAAGTAAAACGAATTTGGATGAGGGATATTTGATGATTAATAGCTAG containing:
- the LOC107932281 gene encoding uncharacterized protein isoform X2, whose amino-acid sequence is MGKTEYQTCDKGEFLFPLTTLHDNLIITLQGADGNEITHAVVETKLVVEKGVWDNIFSLEGGWHVHMKLQFVLSEEEHQRIRVMREAALKKKHEELCKSGHGSPERASIGYSEVSGPLESLSRSGLLADEDTKFDRSYPIQKQKNTDTVPLELENVNTSKKQGPAVKAHSNIKKMISAFEGSLNQDVKPSAKPPPTISRTRKIGIANSHLNDVETEKMVPPKVDVDAATATEINEDGNKSEKLRPRSENSEDPQDSIGPFGQVIKVIIMVGFATLVLLTRKRTYR
- the LOC107932281 gene encoding uncharacterized protein isoform X1, whose amino-acid sequence is MPGTIQVSVLDFKGLQSTSPSSQSVKVSMGKTEYQTCDKGEFLFPLTTLHDNLIITLQGADGNEITHAVVETKLVVEKGVWDNIFSLEGGWHVHMKLQFVLSEEEHQRIRVMREAALKKKHEELCKSGHGSPERASIGYSEVSGPLESLSRSGLLADEDTKFDRSYPIQKQKNTDTVPLELENVNTSKKQGPAVKAHSNIKKMISAFEGSLNQDVKPSAKPPPTISRTRKIGIANSHLNDVETEKMVPPKVDVDAATATEINEDGNKSEKLRPRSENSEDPQDSIGPFGQVIKVIIMVGFATLVLLTRKRTYR
- the LOC107932283 gene encoding uncharacterized protein — translated: MEPSQSQNETLPISSKESRVNRFKPIWRFFLISNLALGAYIFAQARRKNSSIADNKPAKKEEEHSKSETEADVSSDAVTDALVHEEPPILPIVAKPPKVLDPIPEDQQRELFKWMLEEKRKAKPSDPEEKKRINKEKAVLKQFIRTESLPRI